The genomic stretch CGATCGAATATTCCCGAAACGGCAAGAAAACTCATGCTCCGGTGGAGTATCCCTCCGACCATCACTAAAACGCACGTTTTCTCCCATAATATCCCGATACCGCATATACGGGTTTCCGATTTTTCCCGCGGAAAAAATGTCCGTCCAGTAAAGATTCTTTCCCCACGTGATGTATCCGCATATTTTACGATTCATCACGGTAGTCACTTCCCCGTAAATCCGTATTGCCCGACTCCCCTGTGCCAACCCGTTAGTAGCACAAAAGCAACAAATTAAGCATCCAATTATCCATGTTTTTAACATACCACTACTTTTGTTTATTGATGGGACGAATGAACTAGGCGAAAAGTTACAAAACTAATTAAGAATAGAAAACAATTTAAACTAAAATCCGGCTCAACAAAAGAGATTTCTCCATGTCAAACCGGATTTCCAATAAATTTATTACGAAATGATATTCTTGACTCATTCAGCATCCAACCGCTTGAAACCTTTCCCGAGAATTTGTTTAGCGTCGAATATCGTCACAAAAGCATTCGGGTCAATCTTGTATATGGCCTGTTGTAAAGTTACCATCTGCCGACGATTAACCATCGTCATGATCATCTCCTTTTCTGCACGGTTGTACATACCTTGTATCGGCACGATGGAACCACCGCGGTGCAAGTCATTCAATACATACTCCCGAATTTCCTCTGCTTTGTCGGAGATAATAAAGAAACTTTTCTCTGCATTGAACCCTTGAAGGATTATATCAATCGTTTTACCCATGAGGAAAATCGAAAGCCACGAATACATCGGCACCTTCCAGTCTTGGAACATAAGAAAACCGAAAACCACGATACACGAATCAATCATTATCTGCAACTGTCCCAGCGGACGATGAGTCCACTTGTAAAGTATGTTCGATAACACATCGGTTCCCCCGCTTGACGCACGTGTTTTCATGATCATCCCCACGCCAACACCCATGACGACACCACCAAAAATACACGCCAACAACACCTCATCACCTAACTTGAAAGGATCGAGTGCCATCATCGGATCCGTGGGTATCGGCTCACCCATCAATGTTAACAAGAGCGTAGGCAAACTATCAGAGAAAACAGCGACAAGGATGAAACAAATAAACGTTTTCACCCCAAAACCGGAACCCAGTACCCGCAGGCCCAACAAACTCAATGGCAGGTTGAAACACAAGGCGGCTATACCGATCGGGAACCCCCACTTGTGTTGAAGGACGATCGTGATACCATAGATTCCCCCCGGGACAATTTTATAAGGTGCCATAAAACAACTATACCCCAGTGCTAGCACAAAAGCACCCCCGATGAGTAAGGCATATGTCCGGAACCACTCACGGGTAAACGGTTTCTCTTTTAAAAGTATATTCACCATTTCATCTAATTTAAATTCGGCCGCGAATATACACCTCCCCTACCTCACGAAATATGACAAAAGTCATCTTTCCGAGGGAAAATATCTTAATCTGTTTTTTAACACTTCTGTATTACCCGTGGCATTGATTTTGCTCGTACGAGAATATTAATTATAATTGCACACTTTTTCCAATTTGTGAAATTAAAATGAGAACAACCTTACTGATTACGAAAGAAAAAATTATCAGCGTGGCACAAAAATTGTTCATAGAAACAAGTTTTTATCGAACAACGATGAAGGATATTGCCCGTGCCGCTAAAGTCAGTCGGCGCACGCTATACACTCATTTTAACAGTAAGGAAGACATTTTTAACCACATCGTGGATCAAAAAATAGAATTAATCGAACAAAAACTTGAACAGGCAGTCAGAACGGCCTTGCCAGCCGACAAACGGTTGAAGTTATACATCAAGGAACGATTCAATTTAATAGCGGAACTCATGGGCGGTAGCCAACCTATCAAAGAAACTTTTTTACACAATAACAGCAAGATTGAAATACTACGGGAGAATATTGACAGACAAGAGCTCGAACTTCTCTATTCAATCCTTCGGAACGGGGCCGATGCGGGAATCTTCTCGATCAAGCAACCCCGGCGTTTGGCTAATTCCCTGCAATCCGTCTTCAAAAGCCTGGAATTCGGTTTCATACGCCAGTACGAACATCAACCACGACCACAAGTGATTAACGAGTATATTAACATATTATTTCACGGTATAATTAAGAAATAAACTAACACGCACTACGATATGGAATTATATATCAACGCCTTTGCCCATTATCTCCCGGACAACCGAGTACCTAACTCTTACTTCAAAGACGTGAATGGTCTGGATGACGAGTGGATTCGCACTCGTACTGGAATAAGCACCCGGAGTAAGGCTGGCGAGAACGAGAACACGAATACCATGGCCTTGGAAGCCGTTAAGCGCTTGCACGAAAAACTACCCTTCCCCATAGAGGAAGTCGACTTGATCGTGGCTGCTACTTACTCCCCCCACGACACGGTAGCAACAGCAGCGCACATGATACAACGTCATTTTAAGGCACGAGCCGCACGCTGTCTCACTGTTTCGGCAGCCTGTTCCTCGTTTATCAACGCCATGGAAATTGTAGAAGGATATTTCGCCATGAACAAGGCAACAAAAGCCATCGTCGTGGCCTCTGAGCATAACACGGAATACAGTAACGAGACTTGCCCGCAAAGTGGTCACCTGTGGGGTGACGGGTCTGTGGCAATCGCCATTTCCACCATACCGGAAGGAGAAAAAGCAGCCCGTATACTTAATATATTTACCCGCGGACTCGGACACATCGGCAAAGCAGACACCGCCGTTTACCTACGCCCACATCACGGGGGTATCGGTATGCCGGAAGGGCGTGACGTATTTATCAATGCCTGCCATTACATGATCGAGGGATTAAATGCTGTAACTAATAGCCAAGGCATAAAACTGACAGACTTGAAATTCATCGCCTCTCACCAAGCCAACAAGCGAATCATGGCTACCGTTGCACGTCAGATCGATTTCCCCGAAGATCACATGTTATCGAACATCGAGGAAGTAGGTAACACGGGATGCCCTAGTTGTGCTATCGCCTTATCGCAAAACCTTGACCGAGTCGACCATGGTGACCTCGTGGCACTCTCCGTGTTCGGGGGTGGGTACTCTTGCGGGGCAGTACTCTTGCAATTTTTATAAGCAAATACAGAATCAAAAAAATGAATCCCAATGAACACTCATTTGGATTCATTTTTTAGTCTATACGCAATAAAAAAGATATACCTTTGCACGAAAGAAATTACCATGAATGACCAGACTGTAATATGTGCCATTGCCACGGCCCCCGGAATGGGTGCTATCGCCGTGATTCGCCTATCAGGGAAAGGATGTATTGAAATTTGTGACCGGATATTTGTTTCACCTTCCTATAAAAAACTGGTGGATGTTCTTCCGAATACAATTCATTTCGGAAAGATCGTCAACAAGGAGGAACTGATTGATGAAGTACTAATCTCCGTGTTCCACGCCCCCCACTCCTTCACCGGAGAAGACTCCATCGAAATTTCCTGCCATGGTTCAGTATACATTCAGCAACGCATATTACAACTATTAATCTCCTCCGGAGCACGGCTTGCCGCCCCCGGAGAATTTACTCAACGGGCTTTCTTGAATGGTAAAATGGACCTTTCACAAGCAGAAGCCGTTGCAGATCTAATCGCCTCATCCTCGGCAGCCGCCCACAAAATGGCATTAAGCCAAATGCGGGGTGGATTCTCGGACGAACTGATGAAACTGCGAATGGAACTGTTGCACATCACCTCCCTGTTGGAACTGGAACTGGATTTCTCGGAGGAAGACGTGGAGTTCGCCGACCGATCGGAACTTCGGAGTATTGCCATCGGTATTGACACGTTAATTTCTCGCTTATGTGCCTCCTTCTCCCTTGGCAACGTGATCAAAAACGGCATCCCGGTAGCCATTGTCGGTAATACTAACGTGGGAAAAAGTACCCTACTCAACGCTTTGCTAAAAGAAGATCGTGCCATCGTGTCCGACATCGAGGGTACCACTCGCGACGTGATAGAGGATACCATCAACCTCCAGGGAATCACCTTCCGTTTTATCGATACGGCAGGCATCCGCCACACAGACGACCGAGTAGAAAACATGGGTATCGAACGTACTTTTTCCAAAATTGAACAAGCCCGTATCGTATTGTTTTTAATAGATGCCACCAAAAACACGGAACAATTCCTTCCCTATTATACCCAAGTGAAAGAACATCTCGGACCGGATACCCGTTTAGTCATTTTACTCAACAAGACAGACCAAACAGATTCTGCCGACATGATCTTGTCACAAATCACGTCTCTATCTTCCGGGGAAAAGATTCTCCCGATTGCTGCAAAGACTGGATATAACATCCATCACTTGGTGGACGAGCTAGTTTCCACGATCAACCTAAACGCACTTCATTCAGGAGATGTCATCGTCAGCAATGCCCGCCATTACGAAGCCCTCTCCCATGCCCGCCTAGCCATCGAGCGAGTCATTACCGGCCTGGACTCCCATCTTAGTGGTGAGTTTGTATCACAAGACATTCGGGAATGCCTGCATTATCTCGGTGAAATCACGGGACAAATCACGACGGATGAGGTATTGGGAAATATATTTAAGAATTTTTGCATCGGTAAATAGACATTCTGTATTGGAAAGTAATCCAATGAAAAGAAAACCATAAAAAGAGAAAATACAAAGCTGTAAATTACATAAAATCAGTAATTTAATTTTTTACAAAGCTTTTCTCTTTTTATATGCGTTTTCTATGTGGTTCGATATTTTTTCGCTAATTTTGTCCCCAGTTTGTCCCCCGTATGGGGAACGAGGGACAAAAAACTGTCCCCCGAGGGACAAAATTGTCCCCTATTAAATAACCGCTTTAATAGAAGACATCATGGCAAAGAAAACGATTGAACCGAAAGAACCAGTGAAGCTTCGAGAAAAAGTGTTGGCAAACGGAAGTAGAAGTCTATATCTGGACATTTACCGGAATGGAAAGAGACATAAAGAGTATCTGAAACTATATCTGTTCGATGCAAAGACTCCGGCAGAGAAAGAACAGAACCGCCAAACCTTGGCAACAGCACAAGCTGTTAAGGCAAAGCGGACGATTGAGATTCAAAACGGCGAATACACCTTTACGAGACAATTCAAGGAAGATACTCCTTTCCTTGAATATTATCGTAATATGGTTGAAGAGAGACGAAAGAATCCAGAGTCACAGGGTAATTGGGGAAACTGGCGTAGCTGTCTTAGATATCTGGAATTATATTGTGATGAATCTACAACTTTCAGGGATGTCACTCCTGAATTTGTTTCAGGGTTCAAGTCTTTTCTGGAAAACGTAGAGAAAGATGTCTATAAAAGAACAACAGGGGTCCGTCGAGAACGTGATACATTTCAGGGTCTATCTCAAAATTCAAAGGTGTCATATTTCAATAAGCTCAGAGCTTGTATAAATCATGCCTTTGATGAAAGAATTATCGCCGTAAATCCACTACGTGGAATTGAGGGGTTCAAGGCCGCCGAGAGTAAGCGCGACTATTTGACTTTAGAGGAAGTCAGAACATTGGCAAGCACTTCATGTCGCTTCCCCATATTGAAGAGAGCTTTTCTTTTTTCATGCCTTACAGGACTTCGTAAAAGCGACATCCAAAAACTAACATGGGGCGAAGTCCAGAAATTTGGCGACTTTACGCGAATTGTTTTCAGACAAAAGAAAACTGGCGGACAGGAATACCTGGACATCAGTCCACAAGCTGAAAGATACATGGGAGAAAGAGGAAAACCTGATGACAATGTATTCAGCGGCTTCACATATGGTTCATGGACATCTGTAGAATTGAAGCGTTGGGCATGGGAAGCAGGTATCCATAAGGACCTCACTTTTCATTGCGGAAGACATACTTTTGCTGTGCTCATGCTTGATTTGGGTACGGACATATATACTGTATCGAAGCTGCTCGGTCATAAGGAAATTTCAACCACGCAGATTTACGCAAAAGTTTTGGATAAAAACAAGCAGAATGCAGTTTCTCTTATACCCGAGATAGAACAACCAAAAGATCATGAATAAACAGGACATCGTTATAAAAATAGCCAAGATTACTCGATTGACTGGAGAAATCAAGCATTGTATAGATGTTGACGGAAATGTCAACCTTGACCTTTTTGTGCCTGATCTTCTTTTCCTCAGCTCATGGATAGAAGAAATCTATGACTATGTACTCACGGATAAATCTCCAAATCTGGAACAACTGATCAGAAACATGGGATTTAACGATGCCGTAGAAAGTTATGTTCGAAGTCACAGAAATGATATTAGACCATCTGTACTTGAAGTGTTGGAGAACTATTTCTTCACGTCAAGGGAACTGATTGAACTCTGCAATGAGAATAGCAATGAACGCAAGGGAAAGTATATATATCTGGTAGAACCATTGGCAAATGCAAAAGTGGCCGGACTTTTAGATAGAGCTGTTGATGCCGGCATACTGGATAAATATTATCAGCCCATACCTGGTCTGAAAGTGATGCATCTTATGATTATTGCGTATGCTGTATCATCCATCTGCAAATTCAAACACCAATATACATTCTTTGAGAAGCAATGGGGCGGCACTCGTATAAGTACCAGTAAAATGCCCAGATACAGGACTGAGGAATATGAGAAAACCATGTCACTCTATCCGGAAGTAGATTTCTCTGATATGATTCCACAGCATAAAGTGACTGTCTTCTACATTACACAAAATACAGAAGAAGTAAATGAAATGTATCTGGACTTGATAAAGTACAAATACATTTCTCCAAAGACAACATTTGAAGCATTCAAGGGTATTGTAGGAAAAGCTGATTTCACCAAACCTGTGGAATGGATAAAAGGGCAACGTCAACTTGGTTTTTATATTTTTCAGGCTTTCAATAAGTATAATAGCAGAGATTTGTGGATTAAAGGTGAATGTTGTTTCAGTATTAAAGGCAAGTCTCCTCACAGAAATTGTTTTTTCTCAGGATATAGTTACATCAAGCGGCATGGACTTGTAGACAACTACGATGTGCGATTGAAATCTATTTGCGATAAATTTAATAACATAGACTCTCCTGCTCTGTCTGGTAGCGAACGTTTGATTCATACAAGCAAATTAGTTTTCCATAGTTCAAGACCAGAAGAAAGGAAAAAGAGACTGTATTCGGATTTGTTGAAAGGTGGATACATTGCCCCTGAAACCACATATGATACATTCAGAGGAATTTTTGAAGAAATTGAATTTACTCAGCCTATTGTATGGATGAATAGACAGAGTACGTTGATTTATTTTACCTATTTAGTATTTAAGGTGGACAATCCGTACGATTTATGGACGAAATGCGTATATTGTTTCCGATTGCAAGGAAATAAAAAGCTTAATAGAAACAGCCTTGACGGAAATTGCATAAAACTGATAAGAAGAGAAAAGCCCTACAATATGGAACTGAAAAAAATTGCCGACGAATACAATAGAGATGCCATCAACAGTGCTGAAGCATCTGTTAATATGGTTGCTGACGCACATAATATTAATACTTAAAATCACTCAACAATGACAAAGATTAATGCTTTGCACCTCTCTCTTTTTGAAAAGAGTGATGCGTGGTTTCCAAAGGACACCTGCGCATACCGGTAAAGAAGGGCTATTCCGGTTGGTTAGACTTGCCTATAGTAGATACTCCGAAGAAGTGCCGACAAGGTTAAAGAGTTATCATAGGTTTACACTTGATTTCATAAACTCAAACCAATACCATGATGACACCGACGCATGGAGTAAAAATGAGCATCAGAAGAACTATAGAATCGTTGCAGAGCTTCTGACAAACCATGAGAAAATGGTACGCAGGTACTTCGACTGCGATTTACTAAATGAACAGGCAATAAATAATCTCCTTAACGAGTTTTATGCGTCCGATTTGCCGGAATTGATGACACCAGATGGTTCGGTAACAGATACCATAAATGCAGTATGCGATAATACGATTACTTTATACGATGACCATACTATTGACCTCATTGTGCGTCTTGCCAATGAGGTCAATTTGTTTACTGAAGTTTTGGATGTTAATGAAACCATCAGAAGGTATAAACGGCGTGAACTGAGGACAGTCACTTCAAGCAATAATTCTCGTCTTGCCTTGGTATTCGACAGGCTTTCCTTTCATAACATTATTCCATATAATTGGCAATCTTTGATTGAGCGTGAAAAGTATGTACTGAGTTCAACTGGGAACAAGTATCTCAACAAGCACGATCTGGCTTCTACACTACACCGTATAAAAGATATGCCATTAAGTCCGCAAAACAAGAAAGTCCTATCAGTTGTGGATGGGTATGTTCGGTTAATCAAAGACAGAGAAAACAAACAAGAATAGAGAACTTTGTTGATATTCTTGTTGAGAATCATATTGATACTCAATAGTATCAATGTTCCGATGTTTCATACTCATGTATCTTTGCCCTCCGTAATCGATTACGTTTGAGGGCAAAGCCTTTTATGTAAAACTCTAGAATTAAAAACAAATGAAACATCGAGAAATAATGAGCAGCAATAAAAGATATTCCAGCTGTATAAAACAGATGGAAGATATGGTTTCTGTCATGAAGACGGAGAAACCGATTGAGCGCATACGTACTTTAGAACAGAAAATCAATGAGGTGGATAAAATAATCACCCTTGAAAACTCTGTCAATCAGCTAAAAGAAGAACTATGGCTAACAAAAGAAGTCTTGTCGTCATCTGAGGTTTGCTCTTTTCTAGGAATTTCAGAAAGTTATCTGTACAGGCTCACGTCATCTAAACAAATCCCCCATTACAAACCAAACGGGAAAATGATTTTTTTCAATAGAAAAGAACTATGTGAATGGGCGATGAGAAATCCGTCAAAAGTTGAAGATAATCCATCTACTATTAACAAGATTGCGCTATGACAAAAAAGGAATTAGAAATACTGTTATCCAGAATAGAAGGACTTAAAGCGCTCCTTGAAGGTAATTCACTTGAACAGTTTCAAAAAGAGATTCTGAGAGTAGAGAAATTTCTCAAACGTTTTGGCTCATTGGATGAATTGTTATCACACCTTGAAAAGCTTGAAGATATGGCATACGCAGCAAAAGACTTCCTTAGTATTGATGAAGTTGCCTCCTATCTCCAGATTTCCAAGAGCTCTGTGTACAAGATAACCTCTTCAAAAGAGTTGACGGTGTACAAACCTAACGGGAAAAACATATTCATCCTCCGTTCTGATTTGAACGATTGGATTAGACGAAATCCTTGTCTGTCTAACCAGGAGCTTGAAAAGCAGGCCAATATCGTTGCATATAATCTGGAAAGGGCCAACAAACAAAAAAGAAACAACAAAGTGACAAACTATGAAAAATGAATTGAATCTGATAATGTCCAATAATTTAAGGATAGATGAGGAAAAATATAAATCTATACTTCAATACATCAAGCTCAATATTACAGAAAAATACGAATTTCCGCAGGAGATTGTTCATGTCGGTGGTGTTACAATAGCCACATTAGGAAATTTCAGTGCTTCAACAGGTAAGCCTAAAAGTAAAAAAACATTCAATGTAAGTGCTATTGTTGCATCCGCACTTTCAGGCAAGGAAGTCTTGAAATATAAAGCGGAACTGCCTCCATGCAAGAATCGTATTCTATATATTGATACGGAACAGAGTAAATGCCATTGCCATAAAGTACTTGAACGTATTCTTACTCTGGCCGGTTTGCCCACAGACCAAGAGAATGACCGTATTCAATTTTTTGTTCTGAGAGAATACACACCAGAGCAACGTCGGGACATTATAAGTTGGGCATTACATGAGGAACAGAACATAGGTCTTGTTATTATAGATGGAATCCGTGATTTGATCCATGACATCAACAGCCCAAGTGAATCTCTTAACATCATAAATGAGCTTATGCGGTGGTCAAGTTATTATGAACTGCATATCCATACAGTGTTACACCTAAATAAAGGCGATGATAATACAAGGGGTCATGTAGGAACAGAGTTAAACAACAAAGCCGAAACTGTTCTTCAGGTCTCCAAAAATATGGAAAACGGAAAAATCAGTGAAGTCAGGGCAATGCATATACGAGACAAAGAGTTTGTCCCCTTTGCTTTTATGATTGGTGAAGATTCTCTGCCCCATTTGGTCGAAGACTATCAGTTCAAGATAAACAAGCGCGATAGAGTTACCTCTTTCGTTGATATGTCAGAAGAGTTACACCGTACCGCTTTGGAAGTCACATTCTCTGAATGTAACGAATTCAATGGCTATCAAACATTATTGGATGCATTAAAGAAAGGATATGACAGCATTGGTTATTCAAGAGGAAGAAATACATTGGTCAATCTATGTAAATTTCTGATGGAACATAAAGCCATCGTAAAAGCCGGTCGTACTTATTCTTATAACAACTCATTCCACCTCTAACCGTTTGGTTTAGTTTGTGGGTATATATAAATGAACCAGACTATTCATGAATATAAAAGACGCGAAACAGATAAGAATTGTGGAGTATCTGAGAATCATTGGTTATTCTCCAGTAAATGTAAAAGGACATCAGTATTGGTATCTCTCTCCATTTAGGGATGAAAAAACAGCTTCGTTCAAAGTCAACGATGCCATAAACGAGTGGTATGATTTCGGAATATCTGCCGGAGGAGATCTTATAGATTTAGGGAAATTGTTATATAGAACAGACAGCATAAGTCTGGTATTGTTACGAATCAGTGAAAATGCTCTAAGTGTTCATGTATGCAGATTGCAGCATAGAAATGCAAGGCCATGCCCAATAGAAGACGATATGCAGAATCTCAGGATTGAATGTTTGAGCCAACTGGCTCTGCTATCTTATCTGCGTTCGAGATATATTGACGAGGCAATTGGTAAACAGTACTGCAAAGAGGCACATTATGATTTACATAAGAAGCATTATTTCTCCATAGCATTTGAAAACAGATCAGGTGGATATGAAGTACGCAATCCTTATTTCAAAGGGTGTATAAGATGCAAGGATATTACTGTGATTCATCA from Butyricimonas virosa encodes the following:
- a CDS encoding YitT family protein produces the protein MVNILLKEKPFTREWFRTYALLIGGAFVLALGYSCFMAPYKIVPGGIYGITIVLQHKWGFPIGIAALCFNLPLSLLGLRVLGSGFGVKTFICFILVAVFSDSLPTLLLTLMGEPIPTDPMMALDPFKLGDEVLLACIFGGVVMGVGVGMIMKTRASSGGTDVLSNILYKWTHRPLGQLQIMIDSCIVVFGFLMFQDWKVPMYSWLSIFLMGKTIDIILQGFNAEKSFFIISDKAEEIREYVLNDLHRGGSIVPIQGMYNRAEKEMIMTMVNRRQMVTLQQAIYKIDPNAFVTIFDAKQILGKGFKRLDAE
- a CDS encoding TetR/AcrR family transcriptional regulator, coding for MRTTLLITKEKIISVAQKLFIETSFYRTTMKDIARAAKVSRRTLYTHFNSKEDIFNHIVDQKIELIEQKLEQAVRTALPADKRLKLYIKERFNLIAELMGGSQPIKETFLHNNSKIEILRENIDRQELELLYSILRNGADAGIFSIKQPRRLANSLQSVFKSLEFGFIRQYEHQPRPQVINEYINILFHGIIKK
- a CDS encoding 3-oxoacyl-ACP synthase III family protein, producing the protein MELYINAFAHYLPDNRVPNSYFKDVNGLDDEWIRTRTGISTRSKAGENENTNTMALEAVKRLHEKLPFPIEEVDLIVAATYSPHDTVATAAHMIQRHFKARAARCLTVSAACSSFINAMEIVEGYFAMNKATKAIVVASEHNTEYSNETCPQSGHLWGDGSVAIAISTIPEGEKAARILNIFTRGLGHIGKADTAVYLRPHHGGIGMPEGRDVFINACHYMIEGLNAVTNSQGIKLTDLKFIASHQANKRIMATVARQIDFPEDHMLSNIEEVGNTGCPSCAIALSQNLDRVDHGDLVALSVFGGGYSCGAVLLQFL
- the mnmE gene encoding tRNA uridine-5-carboxymethylaminomethyl(34) synthesis GTPase MnmE, translated to MNDQTVICAIATAPGMGAIAVIRLSGKGCIEICDRIFVSPSYKKLVDVLPNTIHFGKIVNKEELIDEVLISVFHAPHSFTGEDSIEISCHGSVYIQQRILQLLISSGARLAAPGEFTQRAFLNGKMDLSQAEAVADLIASSSAAAHKMALSQMRGGFSDELMKLRMELLHITSLLELELDFSEEDVEFADRSELRSIAIGIDTLISRLCASFSLGNVIKNGIPVAIVGNTNVGKSTLLNALLKEDRAIVSDIEGTTRDVIEDTINLQGITFRFIDTAGIRHTDDRVENMGIERTFSKIEQARIVLFLIDATKNTEQFLPYYTQVKEHLGPDTRLVILLNKTDQTDSADMILSQITSLSSGEKILPIAAKTGYNIHHLVDELVSTINLNALHSGDVIVSNARHYEALSHARLAIERVITGLDSHLSGEFVSQDIRECLHYLGEITGQITTDEVLGNIFKNFCIGK
- a CDS encoding site-specific integrase; translated protein: MAKKTIEPKEPVKLREKVLANGSRSLYLDIYRNGKRHKEYLKLYLFDAKTPAEKEQNRQTLATAQAVKAKRTIEIQNGEYTFTRQFKEDTPFLEYYRNMVEERRKNPESQGNWGNWRSCLRYLELYCDESTTFRDVTPEFVSGFKSFLENVEKDVYKRTTGVRRERDTFQGLSQNSKVSYFNKLRACINHAFDERIIAVNPLRGIEGFKAAESKRDYLTLEEVRTLASTSCRFPILKRAFLFSCLTGLRKSDIQKLTWGEVQKFGDFTRIVFRQKKTGGQEYLDISPQAERYMGERGKPDDNVFSGFTYGSWTSVELKRWAWEAGIHKDLTFHCGRHTFAVLMLDLGTDIYTVSKLLGHKEISTTQIYAKVLDKNKQNAVSLIPEIEQPKDHE
- a CDS encoding helix-turn-helix domain-containing protein, producing the protein MKHREIMSSNKRYSSCIKQMEDMVSVMKTEKPIERIRTLEQKINEVDKIITLENSVNQLKEELWLTKEVLSSSEVCSFLGISESYLYRLTSSKQIPHYKPNGKMIFFNRKELCEWAMRNPSKVEDNPSTINKIAL
- a CDS encoding helix-turn-helix domain-containing protein; protein product: MTKKELEILLSRIEGLKALLEGNSLEQFQKEILRVEKFLKRFGSLDELLSHLEKLEDMAYAAKDFLSIDEVASYLQISKSSVYKITSSKELTVYKPNGKNIFILRSDLNDWIRRNPCLSNQELEKQANIVAYNLERANKQKRNNKVTNYEK
- a CDS encoding AAA family ATPase — encoded protein: MKNELNLIMSNNLRIDEEKYKSILQYIKLNITEKYEFPQEIVHVGGVTIATLGNFSASTGKPKSKKTFNVSAIVASALSGKEVLKYKAELPPCKNRILYIDTEQSKCHCHKVLERILTLAGLPTDQENDRIQFFVLREYTPEQRRDIISWALHEEQNIGLVIIDGIRDLIHDINSPSESLNIINELMRWSSYYELHIHTVLHLNKGDDNTRGHVGTELNNKAETVLQVSKNMENGKISEVRAMHIRDKEFVPFAFMIGEDSLPHLVEDYQFKINKRDRVTSFVDMSEELHRTALEVTFSECNEFNGYQTLLDALKKGYDSIGYSRGRNTLVNLCKFLMEHKAIVKAGRTYSYNNSFHL
- a CDS encoding toprim domain-containing protein, which produces MNIKDAKQIRIVEYLRIIGYSPVNVKGHQYWYLSPFRDEKTASFKVNDAINEWYDFGISAGGDLIDLGKLLYRTDSISLVLLRISENALSVHVCRLQHRNARPCPIEDDMQNLRIECLSQLALLSYLRSRYIDEAIGKQYCKEAHYDLHKKHYFSIAFENRSGGYEVRNPYFKGCIRCKDITVIHHVADAIQGHVCIFEGFMDFLSYQTLHKKGDYHLCLDFPVDFLIMNSVGNLKKSLAELENYAFIHCYLDNDLAGQKTFETIVGLYNDRVSDESVRYRDYKDLNDYLLGKRR